A window of the Kazachstania africana CBS 2517 chromosome 10, complete genome genome harbors these coding sequences:
- the TMA46 gene encoding translation machinery-associated protein TMA46 (similar to Saccharomyces cerevisiae TMA46 (YOR091W); ancestral locus Anc_2.194), protein MPPKKNKQQAKPAKKKDNVDKTFGMKNKNRSTKVQKFIKQVQQQADPEKEEMKRKKLEAKKLQEAAEAERRALFNPVMDQRVRAGVDPKTVLCALFKLGNCNKGDKCKFSHDLNIGRRVEKKDLYQDARSEKEGDTMDQWDEEKLRSVILSKHGNPRTSTDKVCKYFIEAVENGKYGWFWVCPNNGDKCMYRHSLPEGFVLKTKEQKRLEKEALENQPKITLEEFLDTERNKLDKTKLTPITIANFAEWKKNHIIRKINAEKKANEKRKPCGREVIQKLLAENKHIEERYGSVMEDDEGTAWDLTEFTDALREAEHRDDDGIKDYGDGSNPTFEVRAN, encoded by the coding sequence ATGCCtccaaagaagaacaagCAACAAGCCAAGCCGGCTAAGAAGAAGGACAATGTTGACAAGACTTTTGGTATGAAGAATAAGAATAGGTCTACAAAAGtgcaaaaatttataaagCAGGTGCAACAGCAAGCTGATCCCGAGAAGGAGGAAATGAAACGTAAAAAGCTGGAGGCCAAGAAGCTGCAAGAAGCAGCAGAAGCTGAAAGAAGGGCCCTTTTCAATCCTGTTATGGACCAAAGAGTTCGTGCCGGTGTCGATCCAAAGACTGTTCTTTGTGCACTTTTCAAGCTTGGTAACTGTAATAAAGGTGATAAGTGTAAATTTTCGCACGATTTGAACATCGGGAGAAGGGTGGAGAAGAAGGATCTTTATCAGGATGCCAGGTCTGAGAAGGAAGGTGACACTATGGATCAATGGGATGAAGAGAAATTGAGAAGTGTTATTTTGTCTAAACATGGTAATCCAAGGACAAGCACGGATAAAgtttgtaaatatttcatcgAAGCTGTCGAAAATGGTAAATACGGTTGGTTTTGGGTTTGTCCAAACAATGGTGATAAATGTATGTATAGACATTCCTTACCTGAAGGTTTTGTGCTGAAGACCAAGGAACAGAAACgtcttgaaaaagaagcatTGGAAAATCAGCCAAAGATCACATTGGAAGAGTTTCTTGATACTGAGAGAAACAAATTGGATAAAACCAAACTTACACCAATTACCATTGCAAATTTTGCTGAatggaagaaaaatcatattATTAGAAAGATTAACGCCGAGAAGAAAGCTAATGAGAAGAGGAAACCATGTGGCCGTGAAGTCATTCAAAAGTTATTAGCCGAAAACAAACATATCGAGGAAAGATATGGTTCTGTTATGGAAGACGATGAAGGTACGGCGTGGGATTTAACGGAATTTACAGATGCGTTAAGAGAAGCTGAGCATAGGGATGACGACGGTATCAAGGACTATGGTGACGGTAGCAATCCCACATTCGAGGTTAGAGCCAACTAA